Proteins encoded by one window of Haematobia irritans isolate KBUSLIRL chromosome 2, ASM5000362v1, whole genome shotgun sequence:
- the LOC142227448 gene encoding uncharacterized protein LOC142227448, protein MLPDRYRRIETEAAVNECETKFLQEISAKPPISATTEVFNDNNETNGSPQHSSDGDNIITITTTSINNYVKNPDLHRELTKTPSQRTNQITSAHTTPLNLFNKKIAANSEHGDPSSLDKISSRANGEVLTTAPAGNRWNISHLISFQDNVAVVHHRKGRRLHGLQTPLHPLQLFGWSVLLLFGLAAYWILVPSFAAEIQGPLYGLFTGLYIVHVVSHLTALLIDPADRELRRIHRTDRIVPEFDRSKHAHVIENGRCHLCNIKTSSARTKHCSVCNKCIGKFDHHCKWLNHCIGSRNYVAFLMCVVSAVCAALVILVAVIAQISFYFLRPEWLSYWYERDPKSSDKDRGIDAFDANFTHAAGSQTDISTNITDIIFDEIGSLNKSILSPALQNLTTFVGDQYNETLSKGNVSMGPLDSDDEGINSLLGTNSTGSLESSVVSFAGIAVSQQIFLVLLGCLGLLAAITAGLLLHLCFFHIYISFLGLTTYEYIRNHRLAQEAKAKHAVKLGEESQTNNPVETPSKKTKDCGKFYLCSTLVHPNDLGSEGSKQNMSRTLEDNTNFSLHCCANSREYHQTALNTYYMCSLLEEKNIRPPLTIAHISSDVSGETGASDRSNISRSFHCCSSFKASTSQRRVSAATSKATLVTNLENLAAMNNRGRGYVQYTEQCTFCTFQLRSPIAVKRDVKLTTNKSLSLNFHRTINPNQFSRNGSAKSQTSTNQKRCCMQTISKHQRWRRKWNCCSAVPDSPDIPNDIAADLTMGLNREIATKLDCKTPELSGKPTREDLTNWKKKFGSAKVEEKHSQRHLHIARTWPVLRFRHVMRALNRYRRPRCRQAHSNDIHELHLKQNQVRPISIHMDTNSSSISDSDSSSTYPPPSETTSSSTISANQTSYNDCLYSGPATYKTSLLPTSIIRDDSSLTYSTTPVGLILPPALPPPTRRKIPNNPDLEELVETLTFASYSTATTPNSSYSPVQRLPSTNGVYRRHRRKHFLLTRSPTLSPIHESGLSNPTSPQPCRHAITQCSAATLVANNICGVGASRGTMGNNSSNSSANSDNASGTSSSSNSG, encoded by the coding sequence ATGCTCCCGGACCGCTATCGACGTATAGAAACTGAAGCAGCTGTGAATGAATGcgagacaaaatttttgcaagaaattTCTGCAAAGCCACCAATTTCAGCGACGACTGAAGTCTTTAACGATAACAATGAGACTAATGGTTCGCCCCAACACTCCAGCGATGGAGACAACATTATTACAATCACAACAACGAGTATAAATAACTACGTTAAAAATCCAGATTTGCATAGAGAGCTGACGAAAACTCCAAGCCAGAGGACGAACCAAATTACATCAGCACATACAACGCCactcaatttatttaataaaaagatTGCTGCAAATAGTGAACACGGAGATCCGTCCTCGTTGGATAAAATAAGTAGTAGAGCAAACGGCGAAGTGTTGACTACAGCACCTGCAGGGAATAGATGGAATATTTCACACTTGATATCGTTCCAGGATAATGTAGCAGTTGTCCACCACCGTAAAGGACGTAGGTTGCATGGACTACAGACTCCATTACATCCACTGCAGTTGTTTGGATGGTCGGTACTTTTACTGTTTGGCTTAGCCGCTTACTGGATCCTAGTTCCGTCCTTTGCCGCAGAGATACAAGGTCCATTGTATGGTTTGTTTACTGGATTGTATATTGTGCATGTTGTATCACATTTGACAGCGTTACTAATAGATCCAGCGGACCGCGAACTTCGTCGCATACATCGAACAGACCGTATAGTTCCGGAATTTGATCGTTCTAAACACGCACACGTTATTGAAAACGGCCGATGCCATTTATGCAATATCAAGACATCCTCCGCGCGTACTAAACACTGCTCGGTTTGCAATAAATGTATTGGTAAATTCGATCATCACTGTAAGTGGTTAAATCATTGTATTGGGTCTCGAAATTATGTAGCCTTCCTGATGTGCGTCGTAAGTGCTGTTTGTGCGGCCCTTGTTATTTTGGTAGCGGTGATAGcgcaaatttctttttattttttgcgaCCAGAATGGCTTAGCTACTGGTATGAGAGAGATCCGAAATCGAGTGATAAAGATAGGGGAATTGATGCTTTCGATGCCAATTTCACACATGCAGCTGGCAGTCAGACTGATATATCGACAAATATTACTGATATAATCTTTGATGAAATAGGGTCTTTGAACAAATCTATTCTAAGTCCTGCATTACAAAACCTGACAACATTTGTGGGTGATCAATATAATGAAACTCTTAGCAAGGGTAATGTATCAATGGGCCCATTGGATAGCGATGACGAGGGAATAAATTCTCTCTTGGGAACAAATTCAACTGGATCCCTGGAATCGTCGGTGGTATCATTTGCTGGTATAGCAGTAAGTCagcaaatatttttggttttgcttggatGCCTGGGATTATTAGCAGCAATAACTGCTGGACTACTACTACACTTGTGTTTCTTTCACATCTACATTTCATTTTTAGGCTTGACCACATATGAATATATACGAAACCATCGACTTGCGCAGGAAGCGAAAGCTAAACATGCGGTCAAGTTAGGCGAGGAATCGCAAACTAACAACCCCGTTGAAACTCCGTCCAAAAAGACTAAagattgtggcaaattttactTGTGTTCCACGCTGGTGCATCCAAATGATCTGGGATCTGAAGGATCTAAGCAGAACATGTCCCGCACATTAGAAGATAACACAAATTTTAGTTTACATTGCTGTGCCAATTCAAGGGAGTACCATCAGACTGCGTTAAATACATACTATATGTGCTCCttgttagaagaaaaaaatataagacCCCCTCTCACAATTGCACACATCTCTTCGGACGTTTCTGGCGAAACAGGGGCGTCTGATCGTAGCAACATTTCCAGATCATTCCACTGTTGCTCTTCATTTAAGGCTTCCACATCGCAGAGGCGGGTAAGTGCTGCGACTTCGAAAGCCACTCTTGTGACAAATCTTGAGAATCTGGCAGCAATGAACAATCGTGGTCGTGGATATGTCCAATACACCGAGCAGTGTACCTTCTGTACATTTCAGTTGCGCAGTCCTATAGCCGTTAAAAGAGACGTTAAGCTTACTACCAACAAAAGTTTATcgttgaattttcatagaactaTTAATCCGAACCAATTTTCTCGAAATGGATCCGCAAAGTCGCAGACATCAACTAACCAGAAAAGATGTTGTATGCAAACCATTTCGAAACATCAACGTTGGCGACGAAAATGGAATTGCTGTTCTGCAGTTCCTGATAGTCCAGATATTCCTAATGATATTGCAGCAGATTTGACAATGGGGCTTAATCGGGAAATTGCTACTAaacttgattgcaaaactcctgAGTTGAGTGGAAAGCCTACAAGAGAAGATCTGACAaattggaaaaagaagtttGGATCGGCGAAAGTAGAGGAAAAACATTCACAAAGGCATTTGCATATCGCGAGAACATGGCCGGTTTTGCGATTTCGTCACGTGATGAGAGCTCTAAACCGCTACAGGCGGCCACGATGCAGGCAAGCTCATTCAAATGATATTCACGAATTGCATTTGAAGCAAAATCAAGTGAGGCCAATATCCATACATATGGACACAAATAGTTCCAGTATTAGCGATTCCGATAGTAGCTCCACTTATCCACCACCATCTGAGACTACTTCGTCATCCACCATTTCCGCGAATCAAACTAGCTACAATGATTGTTTGTACAGTGGTCCAGCAACGTACAAAACATCCTTGCTGCCCACATCTATAATACGAGATGACTCTTCTTTGACCTATAGCACAACACCTGTCGGGCTGATACTGCCACCAGCATTACCTCCTCCTACTAGAAGAAAGATACCGAATAATCCCGATCTGGAGGAGCTGGTAGAAACTCTAACGTTTGCTTCGTACAGTACAGCCACCACGCCAAATTCCTCATACTCACCCGTCCAACGATTACCTTCAACTAACGGAGTCTATCGACGTCACAGACGTAAACACTTTCTTCTTACCAGATCACCCACTCTTTCACCCATACATGAGTCCGGACTTTCGAATCCAACATCACCTCAACCTTGCCGACATGCAATAACGCAATGCTCAGCTGCAACTCTCGTGGCAAACAACATTTGCGGAGTTGGAGCATCAAGGGGAACGATGGGAAACAATTCATCGAACAGTTCTGCTAACAGTGACAATGCATCAGGAACATCCAGCAGCAGTAATTCGGGATAG